One window from the genome of Actinoplanes teichomyceticus ATCC 31121 encodes:
- a CDS encoding heme oxygenase (biliverdin-producing) gives MWHPAGPLEADPPATDRVSAHLAKILADAQAAARHSRFVQALVAGRLPVTAYAELAAQHWFVYEALEQATAAMAGDPVAGRFCFPELLRLPAIEADLTFLYGAGWPERIVALPSTTTYCTRIRSVAVDRDTGFVAHHGTRYLGDLDGGQWLGAAVFQAYRFDRRGYRFFVFEGVDPRLLRTRYRQRLDAVGWGRAERGAFLSEAAAAAQLGLNLLVELGNRWT, from the coding sequence ATGTGGCACCCGGCCGGCCCGCTGGAGGCCGACCCGCCGGCCACGGATCGCGTCTCGGCGCACCTCGCGAAGATCCTCGCCGACGCCCAGGCCGCCGCGCGCCACAGCCGTTTCGTCCAGGCGCTGGTGGCCGGCCGCCTGCCGGTGACGGCGTACGCGGAGCTCGCCGCGCAGCACTGGTTCGTCTACGAGGCGCTGGAGCAGGCCACCGCCGCGATGGCCGGCGACCCGGTGGCCGGCCGGTTCTGCTTCCCGGAGCTGCTGCGGCTCCCGGCGATCGAGGCCGACCTGACTTTCCTGTACGGCGCGGGCTGGCCGGAGCGGATCGTCGCGCTGCCGTCGACCACGACGTACTGCACCCGGATCCGGTCGGTGGCGGTCGACCGGGACACCGGTTTCGTGGCCCACCACGGCACCCGCTATCTCGGCGATCTCGACGGCGGGCAGTGGCTGGGCGCGGCGGTGTTCCAGGCGTACCGGTTCGACCGGCGGGGTTACCGCTTCTTCGTCTTCGAGGGCGTCGACCCGCGGCTGCTCCGGACGCGGTACCGGCAGCGGCTGGACGCCGTCGGGTGGGGCCGCGCCGAGCGGGGCGCCTTCCTGAGCGAGGCGGCCGCGGCGGCCCAACTCGGCCTGAACCTGCTGGTCGAGCTCGGCAACCGCTGGACGTGA
- a CDS encoding metal-sensitive transcriptional regulator, with translation MSEEPTPQHGPHGYSGDKAALLSRLRRIEGQIRGLQRMVDEDTYCIDVLTQISAAKSALHSVAVGLLEDHLAHCVVDAARAGDPSAKVKEASDAIGRLIRS, from the coding sequence ATGTCCGAAGAACCGACCCCGCAGCATGGACCGCACGGTTACTCCGGTGACAAGGCAGCGCTGCTCAGCCGCCTGCGCCGGATCGAGGGCCAGATCCGCGGCCTGCAGCGGATGGTCGACGAGGATACGTACTGCATCGACGTCCTGACCCAGATCTCCGCGGCGAAGAGCGCGCTCCATTCGGTTGCGGTCGGACTGCTGGAGGATCACCTGGCCCACTGCGTCGTCGACGCGGCCCGTGCCGGAGACCCGTCCGCCAAGGTCAAAGAGGCATCCGACGCGATCGGCCGGTTGATCCGGTCCTGA
- a CDS encoding DEAD/DEAH box helicase, which yields MTDNEQALIPVTNRAPVRPDSPTFAELGVRAETVEALAKAGITHAFAIQEYALPIALRGTDLIGQAPTGTGKTLGFGLPLLERVLAPSEGADGRPQALIVVPTRELGLQVARDLAAAGSTRGVRVLPIYGGVAYEPQVDTLKKGVEILVGTPGRLLDLAKQKQLKLGAIRALVLDEADRMLDLGFLDDVEKILAMIPEQRQTMLFSATMPDPIVALSRRFLRNPVTIHAGHTAESGASPLTKQVVYRTHPLNKLEMVARILQARERGLTMIFTRTKRAADRVAEDLDFRGFAVAAVHGDLGQGARERALRAFRTGKIDVLVATDVAARGLDVSGVTHVLNYDCPEDPETYTHRIGRTGRAGATGVAVTFVDWEDMPRWVLIDKSLGLGMPEPPETYHTSPALYADLDIPNDISGTLPTAERNRAGLSAEIEEDLGGGGRRRGRNGGPGGRGGRSRGGSAPADSAPSGGPSAEETTERPKRERRRRRVVGDQVAEPSGTQAATAAPVEDAPPAEGDAAPRTRTRRRRATTTVTFADPVDGGPAESQTPADADASDPADPAAGDSGESRPRRRRRRSTRGSDESTPAEAMTGGSEAGAGTAEG from the coding sequence ATGACCGACAATGAGCAAGCTCTGATTCCCGTGACGAACCGCGCTCCGGTCCGCCCGGACAGCCCGACCTTCGCTGAGTTGGGCGTCCGCGCCGAGACCGTGGAGGCGCTGGCCAAGGCCGGCATCACGCACGCCTTCGCCATCCAGGAGTACGCGCTGCCGATCGCGCTGCGCGGCACCGACCTGATCGGCCAGGCCCCGACCGGCACCGGCAAGACCCTGGGCTTCGGCCTGCCGCTGCTGGAGCGGGTCCTCGCCCCGTCCGAGGGCGCCGACGGCCGCCCGCAGGCCCTGATCGTCGTCCCGACCCGCGAGCTCGGCCTGCAGGTCGCCCGGGACCTGGCCGCGGCCGGCAGCACGCGGGGCGTCCGGGTGCTGCCGATCTACGGCGGCGTCGCGTACGAGCCGCAGGTCGACACCCTGAAGAAGGGCGTCGAGATCCTCGTCGGCACGCCCGGCCGGCTGCTCGACCTGGCCAAGCAGAAGCAGCTCAAGCTGGGCGCGATCCGCGCGCTGGTGCTCGACGAGGCGGACCGGATGCTCGACCTGGGCTTCCTGGACGACGTCGAGAAGATCCTGGCGATGATCCCCGAGCAGCGGCAGACCATGCTGTTCTCGGCCACCATGCCGGACCCGATCGTGGCGCTGTCCCGGCGGTTCCTGCGCAACCCGGTCACCATCCACGCCGGCCACACCGCGGAGAGCGGCGCGTCACCGCTGACCAAGCAGGTGGTCTACCGCACCCACCCGCTGAACAAGCTGGAGATGGTGGCGCGCATCCTGCAGGCCCGCGAACGCGGCCTCACGATGATCTTCACCCGCACCAAGCGGGCTGCCGACCGGGTCGCCGAGGACCTCGACTTCCGTGGCTTCGCGGTCGCCGCCGTGCACGGCGACCTGGGCCAGGGGGCTCGCGAGCGGGCGCTGCGCGCGTTCCGCACCGGCAAGATCGACGTGCTGGTCGCCACCGACGTCGCGGCCCGCGGCCTGGACGTCTCCGGCGTCACCCACGTGCTCAACTACGACTGCCCGGAGGACCCGGAGACCTACACCCACCGGATCGGCCGCACCGGCCGGGCCGGCGCCACCGGCGTCGCGGTCACGTTCGTCGACTGGGAGGACATGCCGCGCTGGGTGCTGATCGACAAGTCGCTCGGCCTGGGCATGCCGGAGCCGCCCGAGACGTACCACACCAGTCCGGCGCTCTACGCCGACCTGGACATTCCGAACGACATCTCGGGCACCCTGCCGACCGCCGAACGTAACCGTGCCGGCCTGTCCGCCGAGATCGAGGAGGACCTCGGTGGCGGAGGCCGCCGGCGCGGCCGCAACGGCGGCCCCGGTGGGCGCGGCGGGCGGTCCCGCGGCGGGTCGGCGCCGGCCGACAGCGCCCCGTCCGGGGGACCCTCGGCCGAGGAAACGACCGAGCGGCCCAAGCGCGAGCGGCGCCGGCGCCGGGTGGTCGGCGACCAGGTCGCCGAGCCTTCCGGTACGCAGGCGGCCACCGCCGCGCCGGTGGAGGACGCCCCGCCGGCCGAGGGCGACGCCGCGCCCCGGACCCGGACCCGTCGCCGCCGCGCCACGACCACGGTGACCTTCGCCGATCCGGTCGACGGCGGCCCCGCGGAGTCGCAGACCCCGGCGGACGCGGACGCCAGCGACCCGGCCGACCCCGCGGCCGGCGACAGCGGCGAGAGCCGGCCCCGGCGGCGGCGCCGGCGCAGCACCCGGGGATCCGACGAGAGCACGCCGGCCGAGGCCATGACCGGTGGCTCGGAGGCCGGTGCCGGCACCGCCGAGGGCTGA
- a CDS encoding class I SAM-dependent methyltransferase yields the protein MPEPLDQALAEVRELLLAPGLTRAVAAGRRRGHVPSVTRAQVRPVALKSGPKLQIVTDDGARPFTRNVAPGAEAAAAIDELLAEPFGNWHVETESATVQVRITKKGDAQVHRAASAPAAPAVQGHDRAKQWLLDPGDPLFEVIGGNAAKRRQIDAFLRALAATLPDELPTPLRVVDLGCGNAYLTFAAYRYLTGRGATVQVVGVDVREDQRVRNGAVAERLGCADDVTFVAGTIEAAQLPFAPDLVLALHACDTATDQALARAVRWEARWVLAAPCCHHDIAAQLKGGAAPSPYGEFTRHAILRERFADVLTDSLRAALLRLHGYRVDVVEFVDSAHTPRNLLLRARRTGAPATAEQRAEYDALTGQWGVKPALALMLS from the coding sequence ATGCCAGAACCGCTCGATCAAGCGCTCGCCGAGGTGCGCGAACTCCTGCTCGCCCCCGGCCTGACCCGTGCCGTCGCGGCCGGCCGGCGCCGCGGGCATGTGCCTTCGGTCACTCGCGCTCAAGTACGCCCCGTCGCCCTCAAGAGCGGACCCAAACTCCAGATCGTCACCGACGACGGCGCCCGCCCGTTCACCCGGAACGTCGCGCCCGGCGCCGAGGCGGCCGCCGCCATCGACGAGCTGCTGGCCGAGCCGTTCGGCAACTGGCACGTGGAGACCGAGTCGGCCACCGTCCAGGTGCGGATCACCAAGAAGGGTGACGCCCAGGTGCACCGGGCCGCGTCCGCCCCGGCGGCGCCGGCCGTGCAGGGCCACGACCGGGCCAAGCAGTGGCTGCTCGATCCGGGTGACCCGCTGTTCGAGGTGATCGGGGGCAACGCGGCCAAGCGGCGGCAGATCGACGCGTTCCTGCGGGCCCTCGCCGCCACGCTGCCCGACGAGCTGCCCACGCCGCTGCGCGTCGTCGACCTGGGCTGCGGAAACGCGTACCTCACCTTCGCCGCCTACCGCTATCTGACCGGCCGCGGCGCGACCGTCCAGGTCGTCGGGGTCGACGTCCGCGAGGACCAGAGGGTACGCAACGGCGCCGTGGCCGAGCGCCTCGGCTGCGCCGACGACGTGACCTTCGTCGCCGGCACGATCGAGGCGGCGCAGCTGCCGTTCGCGCCGGATCTCGTGCTCGCGCTGCACGCCTGCGACACCGCGACCGATCAGGCGCTGGCCCGGGCGGTGCGGTGGGAGGCCCGTTGGGTGCTCGCCGCGCCGTGCTGCCACCACGACATCGCCGCGCAGCTCAAGGGTGGCGCCGCGCCCTCGCCGTACGGAGAGTTCACCCGGCACGCGATCCTCCGGGAGCGCTTCGCGGACGTCCTCACCGACTCGCTGCGCGCCGCCCTGCTCCGGTTGCACGGCTACCGGGTCGACGTGGTCGAGTTCGTCGACTCCGCACACACCCCGCGCAACCTGCTGCTGCGGGCCCGCCGCACGGGCGCGCCCGCCACCGCCGAGCAGCGCGCGGAGTACGACGCGCTGACCGGCCAGTGGGGGGTGAAACCGGCGCTGGCGCTCATGCTCAGCTGA
- a CDS encoding GNAT family N-acetyltransferase produces MGDRERDGYVLTDDASRVDVDRVHQWLDRESYWAAGRSHDVVSRSIAGSLPYSVFSGDQQVAFARVVTDGATFAWICDVFVDGQHRGRGLGGWLIDSIIEDLTGRGVLRLLLATKDAHEVYRRSGFTPLEGAHRFMEIDHRPTRAAILGHH; encoded by the coding sequence GTGGGAGACCGCGAACGGGACGGCTACGTCCTGACCGATGACGCGAGCCGGGTCGATGTCGATCGGGTGCATCAATGGCTGGACCGGGAGTCGTACTGGGCGGCCGGTCGATCGCACGACGTGGTCAGCCGCTCGATCGCGGGCTCGCTGCCGTACTCGGTGTTCTCCGGCGATCAGCAGGTCGCCTTCGCCCGGGTGGTCACCGACGGGGCCACCTTCGCCTGGATCTGCGATGTCTTCGTGGATGGGCAGCACCGGGGTCGCGGCCTGGGCGGATGGCTGATCGACAGCATCATCGAGGACCTGACCGGGCGGGGCGTCCTTCGCCTTCTGCTGGCCACCAAGGACGCTCACGAGGTGTACCGCCGATCCGGCTTCACCCCGCTGGAGGGAGCGCACCGCTTCATGGAGATCGACCACCGCCCCACCCGCGCCGCGATCCTGGGCCACCACTGA
- a CDS encoding heavy-metal-associated domain-containing protein, which yields MAVTSTYTVKGMTCSHCVNAVTEELSALPGVADVQVDLGSGGVTVTSEEPLADDAVRAAVDEAGYELADA from the coding sequence ATGGCTGTGACCAGCACCTACACCGTCAAGGGCATGACCTGCTCACACTGCGTCAACGCGGTGACCGAGGAACTCTCGGCGCTGCCGGGGGTCGCTGACGTACAGGTCGACCTCGGGTCCGGCGGGGTGACGGTGACCAGTGAGGAGCCGCTCGCCGACGACGCGGTGCGCGCGGCGGTCGACGAGGCCGGCTACGAGCTCGCGGATGCCTGA